A genomic window from Tolypothrix sp. PCC 7910 includes:
- the ctpB gene encoding carboxyl-terminal processing protease CtpB gives MNQSAKRYSPLQVALIGGAIATTATVSIFGPAWTRCVRAALQDSPKALVDQVWQLVNREYVDGKFNQQDWQATRQSLLNKNYSSREEAYVAIREALQTLGDPYTRFMDPKQYEALTSQTSGEVSGIGIRMELNEKTKRLTVVEAIENSPALKAGIKAGDEILAINGKPTQQMKVDDASKLIRGKAGTILTLRLGRTGQSAFDLKLTRATIEVPTVRYTVKQEGNRRVGYIRLREFSSHAADQMRRAIRDLNSKQVNAYVLDLRGNPGGLLQASIEIARMWLDNGGIVRTVDRVGGTEDTKANRTAITNLPLAVLVDGNSASASEILTGALKDNKRAVVVGSQTFGKALVQSVHELSDGSGLAVTIAHYYTPKGTDINHKGIAPDIKLDLTEAQERQLASNPDLLGTQNDPQYAKAIAALSNTNFAQPPASQPSGAMSSRANDLKF, from the coding sequence ATGAACCAATCTGCGAAACGTTACTCGCCGCTCCAAGTAGCCTTGATTGGTGGAGCGATCGCCACGACTGCCACTGTATCCATATTTGGCCCTGCTTGGACACGCTGCGTTCGTGCTGCGCTCCAAGATAGCCCGAAAGCCTTAGTAGACCAAGTATGGCAATTGGTAAATCGTGAGTATGTTGATGGTAAATTTAATCAACAAGATTGGCAAGCTACTAGACAGAGCCTTTTAAATAAAAACTATTCTTCTCGTGAAGAAGCATACGTTGCAATTCGCGAAGCCTTGCAAACCTTGGGAGATCCATACACTCGCTTTATGGATCCCAAACAATATGAAGCGCTAACCAGCCAAACCTCCGGGGAAGTTTCGGGGATTGGTATTCGAATGGAATTGAACGAAAAAACCAAGCGGCTGACTGTTGTAGAAGCTATAGAAAATTCCCCAGCGCTGAAAGCAGGTATTAAAGCCGGCGATGAAATTTTAGCTATTAATGGCAAACCCACTCAACAAATGAAAGTGGATGATGCTTCTAAGCTAATTCGTGGCAAAGCTGGTACTATTTTAACTTTGCGGTTGGGACGCACAGGACAAAGTGCTTTTGATTTAAAGCTAACCCGAGCGACTATTGAAGTACCAACAGTACGTTATACCGTCAAACAAGAAGGTAACCGTCGCGTTGGTTATATTCGGTTACGAGAATTTAGTTCCCACGCGGCGGATCAAATGCGGCGCGCTATCCGCGATTTAAATAGTAAGCAAGTTAATGCTTATGTTTTAGATTTGCGGGGTAATCCTGGCGGTTTATTGCAAGCCAGCATTGAAATTGCGCGGATGTGGCTGGATAACGGTGGTATTGTCCGCACAGTAGACCGTGTAGGTGGAACAGAAGATACTAAAGCTAATCGTACTGCCATAACAAATCTGCCCTTAGCTGTATTGGTAGACGGTAATTCAGCTAGTGCTAGCGAAATTCTTACAGGCGCACTTAAAGACAATAAGCGAGCCGTAGTAGTTGGTAGTCAAACCTTTGGTAAAGCTTTAGTACAGTCAGTTCACGAACTCTCAGATGGTTCTGGTTTGGCAGTAACTATTGCTCACTATTACACTCCTAAAGGAACAGATATTAACCATAAAGGAATCGCACCAGATATCAAGCTGGATTTGACAGAAGCACAGGAACGTCAATTAGCATCTAATCCCGATTTACTCGGTACACAAAACGATCCGCAATATGCTAAGGCAATTGCAGCTCTCTCTAATACTAACTTCGCTCAACCTCCAGCAAGCCAACCTTCTGGGGCTATGAGTAGCCGTGCTAACGACTTGAAATTTTAG